A genomic segment from Flavobacterium inviolabile encodes:
- the aspA gene encoding aspartate ammonia-lyase, with protein MYRIENDLLGDLNVPENAYYGIQTQRAIDNFHISGVKLYQFPEFIKGLAYVKWAAAETNFTLGLLEEKLKEAIVKAAKEVIDGKFDKEFPIDMIQGGAGTSTNMNINEVIANRALELLGHQKGEYQYCSPNDHVNLSQSTNDAYPTSIKLATINANIQLIEHLKLLIAAFRKKGEEFKTVLKMGRTQLQDAVPMTLGQEFEAFAANLEEEIARLNQNSALFFEINMGATAIGTGLNAVPGYAELCAENLAKVSGHPFVSAPNLIEATPDTGSYVIYSSALKRMAIKISKICNDLRLLSSGPRCGFNEINLPPMQPGSSIMPGKVNPVIPEVMNQVCYRVIGNDLTVTMAAEAGQLQLNVMEPVLTYAIMESMALLANGMDTLRLKCIDGITANVEHCREMVLHSIGIVTALNPYIGYKNSTKIAKEALESGKSVYNLVLEHNILSKEQLDDILNPENMLAPKR; from the coding sequence ATGTATAGAATTGAAAACGACCTGTTAGGGGACTTAAACGTTCCTGAAAATGCATATTATGGGATTCAGACCCAAAGAGCGATTGATAATTTTCATATTTCGGGCGTGAAGCTGTATCAGTTTCCGGAATTTATAAAAGGACTGGCTTATGTGAAATGGGCTGCTGCCGAAACCAATTTTACATTGGGACTATTGGAAGAGAAATTAAAAGAGGCGATTGTTAAGGCTGCCAAAGAAGTGATAGACGGGAAGTTCGACAAGGAATTTCCAATCGACATGATTCAGGGTGGTGCCGGAACATCGACAAATATGAATATTAACGAAGTGATTGCCAACAGGGCTTTGGAGCTGTTGGGGCACCAGAAAGGCGAATACCAGTACTGTTCCCCAAATGATCATGTTAACCTTTCGCAATCAACCAATGATGCGTATCCGACATCGATAAAATTAGCCACGATAAATGCCAATATCCAGTTAATTGAACATTTAAAATTACTGATTGCCGCTTTCCGTAAAAAAGGAGAGGAGTTCAAAACGGTATTAAAAATGGGAAGAACCCAGTTACAGGATGCGGTTCCAATGACCTTAGGGCAGGAATTTGAAGCGTTTGCGGCAAACCTGGAAGAGGAAATTGCCCGGTTAAACCAAAATTCGGCGTTGTTTTTTGAGATCAATATGGGAGCGACAGCCATTGGAACCGGATTGAATGCCGTTCCGGGATATGCCGAGCTTTGTGCGGAGAACCTGGCGAAAGTTTCCGGGCATCCGTTTGTTTCGGCGCCTAACCTTATTGAAGCCACACCGGATACCGGTTCGTATGTGATCTATTCTTCGGCATTGAAAAGAATGGCCATTAAAATTTCTAAAATCTGTAACGATTTGCGCTTGCTGTCTTCCGGACCGCGCTGCGGATTTAATGAGATCAACCTGCCACCCATGCAGCCGGGTTCGTCCATTATGCCGGGGAAAGTAAATCCGGTAATTCCGGAAGTGATGAACCAGGTTTGTTACCGTGTTATCGGGAACGACCTGACGGTAACGATGGCTGCCGAAGCGGGTCAGCTACAGCTGAATGTTATGGAGCCGGTGTTAACCTATGCCATTATGGAATCGATGGCTTTACTGGCGAACGGTATGGACACACTGCGTCTTAAATGTATTGACGGTATTACGGCAAATGTGGAGCATTGCCGCGAAATGGTACTGCACAGCATTGGTATAGTAACCGCATTAAATCCGTATATCGGGTATAAAAACAGTACCAAGATTGCCAAAGAAGCTTTAGAATCTGGTAAAAGCGTGTATAATCTGGTTTTGGAACACAACATCCTTTCCAAAGAACAGCTGGATGATATTTTAAATCCGGAAAACATGCTGGCACCCAAACGATAA
- a CDS encoding glycosyltransferase family 2 protein: MNLSIIIPLLNESESLPELHSWISKVMTAHHYSYEVIFIDDGSTDSSWQLIEQLAARNPNVKGIRFLRNYGKSQALHAGFAKAAGDVIITMDADLQDSPDEIPELYNMITSQNYDLVSGWKKKRYDSVVAKNLPSKLFNWAARKTSGVQLNDFNCGLKAYKNIVIKNIEVSGEMHRYIPVLAKNAGFGKIGEKIVIHQARKYGSTKFGMERFINGFLDLITIWFLSRFGKRPMHLFGALGVLMFLIGFLSAGYIGFIKLYRLYHHQHTILVTSNPWFYIALTTMIIGTQLFLAGFLGEIILRTKNNEERYKISNEVNT; the protein is encoded by the coding sequence ATGAATTTATCCATTATAATTCCTTTACTAAACGAAAGTGAATCACTTCCGGAATTGCATTCATGGATTTCAAAAGTTATGACTGCCCACCATTACTCCTATGAAGTTATCTTTATAGACGATGGCAGTACCGACAGTTCCTGGCAATTGATTGAGCAGTTAGCTGCCCGGAATCCGAATGTAAAAGGAATTCGTTTTTTACGAAATTACGGAAAATCGCAGGCGCTGCATGCCGGTTTTGCAAAAGCAGCCGGTGATGTTATCATCACTATGGATGCCGATTTGCAGGACAGTCCTGACGAGATTCCCGAATTATACAATATGATTACCAGCCAGAACTACGATTTGGTTTCGGGCTGGAAAAAAAAGCGCTACGACTCTGTGGTAGCCAAAAATTTACCTTCAAAATTATTCAACTGGGCTGCCCGAAAAACATCGGGCGTTCAGTTGAACGATTTTAACTGCGGACTAAAAGCCTATAAAAACATCGTTATTAAAAATATTGAGGTTTCGGGCGAAATGCACCGTTACATTCCGGTTCTGGCAAAAAACGCCGGTTTTGGAAAAATTGGTGAAAAAATCGTTATTCACCAGGCCCGTAAATACGGATCGACAAAATTTGGTATGGAACGTTTTATCAACGGTTTTCTGGACCTGATTACCATCTGGTTCTTATCCCGCTTCGGAAAACGCCCGATGCACCTTTTCGGCGCTTTAGGAGTTTTAATGTTCCTGATTGGTTTTTTATCGGCCGGATACATTGGTTTTATAAAGCTTTACAGGCTGTACCACCATCAGCACACCATTTTAGTAACCAGCAATCCCTGGTTTTATATTGCGCTGACTACGATGATTATCGGAACACAACTGTTTTTAGCCGGATTTTTAGGCGAAATTATTCTCCGTACCAAAAACAATGAAGAGCGGTATAAAATTTCCAATGAAGTGAATACCTGA
- a CDS encoding response regulator transcription factor: MKILIIEDEKGLREVIQQSLEKEKFIVETAATFNDGLDKLGSYDYDCVVVDIMLPDGNGLDLISEIKAIHKKEAIIIISAKDAVDDKVKGLDIGADDYLSKPFHLAELHARIKSAIRRKSHNGDTLLRWNNISLSPEQRLVKVDNEELTLNRKEFDLLYYFIINPNRLINKTALAEYVWGDYIDQADNLDFVYSQIKNLRKKLKDAAAEIDIQAVYGIGYRMS, translated from the coding sequence ATGAAAATTCTAATAATAGAAGATGAAAAAGGGCTTCGAGAAGTCATACAGCAATCGCTCGAAAAAGAGAAGTTTATTGTTGAAACTGCGGCGACATTTAACGACGGACTGGACAAACTGGGCAGTTACGATTACGACTGTGTTGTGGTGGACATCATGCTTCCGGACGGCAACGGTCTTGATTTAATTTCGGAAATCAAGGCAATTCATAAAAAAGAGGCTATCATTATCATTTCGGCCAAAGATGCGGTAGACGATAAAGTAAAAGGGCTGGACATTGGCGCCGACGACTACCTGAGCAAACCTTTTCACCTGGCAGAATTACACGCGCGTATCAAATCGGCGATACGCAGAAAAAGCCATAACGGCGATACGCTGCTGCGCTGGAACAACATTTCCCTATCACCGGAGCAACGCCTGGTAAAGGTAGACAACGAAGAGCTAACGCTAAACCGGAAAGAATTTGACCTTTTGTATTATTTTATCATCAATCCGAACCGCCTGATCAACAAAACCGCCCTGGCGGAATATGTATGGGGTGATTATATCGACCAGGCAGACAATCTGGATTTTGTGTATTCCCAGATCAAAAACCTGCGTAAAAAATTAAAAGATGCCGCTGCCGAGATAGACATACAGGCTGTTTACGGCATCGGTTACAGAATGAGCTAA
- a CDS encoding PepSY-like domain-containing protein, producing the protein MKTLSNFRFASLIILFTLFTGVTANAQKSNITLSQLPATAQDFLKKHFPKQTPNYILKDEETFSLDYKVQLADGTEIEFDRKGNWEEIDGNERPIPNTVVPATIVTYIQKNYKGASIVKIDKGTWDYEVDLDNGLELKFNKSGEFLRIDK; encoded by the coding sequence ATGAAAACATTATCAAATTTCCGTTTTGCAAGCCTTATTATTTTATTTACGCTTTTTACAGGAGTAACAGCAAATGCTCAAAAATCGAACATCACACTGTCTCAGTTACCGGCTACCGCACAGGATTTCCTGAAGAAACATTTTCCGAAGCAAACGCCTAATTATATTTTAAAAGACGAAGAAACGTTCTCTTTGGATTATAAAGTACAGCTTGCTGATGGTACCGAAATCGAGTTTGACCGAAAAGGCAACTGGGAAGAAATTGACGGAAACGAAAGACCTATCCCAAACACTGTAGTACCTGCTACGATTGTAACGTATATCCAGAAAAACTACAAAGGGGCTTCGATTGTAAAAATCGACAAAGGTACCTGGGATTATGAAGTGGATCTGGACAACGGTCTTGAATTGAAATTCAACAAAAGCGGTGAATTCCTTAGAATTGATAAATAA
- a CDS encoding ABC transporter substrate-binding protein has product MKSIIFYISTFCLSLFLVSCGKNSTEGKEHLVFRYNESANVSSLDPAFAKSQAIIWPCNLLFNGLVQLDDSLHIQPDLAKKWMISNDGKTYIFTLRNDIYFHKNSLFGKDSTRTVKASDFEYSLKRLLDEKVASPGGWILQTVESMQAKNDSIFEIRLKKPFPAFLGLLSMKYASVVPKEIVDTPGYDFRAKPVGTGPFRLKLWEENVKLVLRKNPLYFEKDEKGVSLPYLEAVAVTFLPDKQSGFLQFVQGKLDFVSGLDPSYKDEILTQDGTLQPKYKNDVNLITGAYLNTEYLGFRMDGTDKTILDKRIRQAMNYGFDRKKMILYLRNGMGTPATSGIIPAGLPGYNHQQGYDYNPAKAKQLISEYRKATGNTKPTVFLTTNASYIDITEYLQREWQKIGLDVQVDVTPPATLRQAIATGKVSFFRASWIADYPDAENYLSLFYSKNFAPNGPNYTHFKNEAYDALYEQAFLETDNEKRYALYQKMDAIIINEAPIIPLFYDRVARFTRKNVQNLGINPLNLLQLKRVKKLPPDNS; this is encoded by the coding sequence TAACGAAAGTGCAAATGTGAGCTCCCTTGATCCGGCTTTTGCCAAAAGCCAGGCAATCATCTGGCCTTGTAATTTGCTTTTTAACGGATTGGTGCAACTGGACGACAGTTTGCACATTCAACCTGACCTTGCCAAAAAATGGATGATTTCCAATGATGGAAAAACCTATATATTTACCCTGCGAAACGATATTTACTTTCATAAAAACAGTCTTTTCGGAAAAGACAGCACCCGCACCGTTAAGGCTTCCGATTTTGAATACAGCCTGAAACGACTGCTGGATGAAAAAGTAGCCTCACCCGGCGGATGGATCTTGCAAACGGTGGAAAGTATGCAGGCAAAAAACGACAGTATTTTCGAAATCCGGTTAAAAAAACCGTTTCCTGCTTTCTTAGGTTTATTATCGATGAAATATGCATCAGTAGTTCCGAAAGAGATAGTTGACACACCGGGTTATGATTTCCGGGCAAAACCGGTTGGCACCGGACCTTTCCGGTTAAAACTCTGGGAAGAAAACGTAAAATTGGTACTGCGCAAAAACCCGCTGTATTTTGAAAAAGATGAAAAAGGCGTATCGCTTCCGTACCTCGAAGCCGTAGCGGTCACTTTCCTGCCGGACAAACAAAGCGGCTTTTTACAGTTTGTCCAGGGAAAACTGGATTTTGTTTCCGGTCTGGATCCTTCCTATAAAGACGAGATCCTCACCCAGGACGGCACTTTACAGCCCAAATATAAAAATGATGTCAACCTGATTACCGGTGCCTACCTGAACACCGAATACCTTGGCTTCCGAATGGACGGAACCGACAAAACAATTCTGGACAAACGCATCCGCCAGGCGATGAATTACGGTTTTGACCGTAAAAAGATGATCCTTTACCTCCGAAACGGCATGGGTACGCCGGCAACCAGCGGAATCATTCCGGCCGGATTACCGGGTTATAACCATCAGCAAGGATACGATTACAATCCTGCAAAAGCAAAACAGCTGATCTCGGAATACAGGAAGGCGACCGGAAATACCAAACCGACCGTTTTTTTAACGACCAATGCGTCTTATATTGACATTACCGAATACCTGCAGCGGGAATGGCAGAAAATCGGGCTGGACGTCCAGGTCGATGTCACGCCGCCGGCAACATTGCGCCAGGCGATTGCCACCGGAAAAGTTAGCTTTTTCCGCGCCAGCTGGATAGCCGATTATCCGGATGCCGAAAATTACCTTTCCCTGTTTTACAGTAAAAACTTTGCCCCGAACGGCCCGAATTATACCCATTTTAAAAATGAGGCATACGATGCGCTTTACGAGCAGGCTTTTTTAGAAACCGACAACGAAAAGCGCTATGCTTTATACCAGAAAATGGATGCCATCATTATTAATGAAGCGCCCATCATTCCTTTATTCTATGACAGGGTAGCCCGTTTTACGCGCAAAAACGTACAAAACTTAGGAATTAATCCTTTAAATTTATTACAGCTGAAAAGAGTAAAAAAGCTACCGCCGGACAATTCCTAA
- a CDS encoding sensor histidine kinase: MKLQVYTLRYLLIALLGVIALWASLFYMVILEEVYDNIDDGLKNSKLLIIRKVNENPKFLTNYESEINQFTIKPLPKDNYPVYNDDDDDDPNDVFVNSHQYMEYDDDYEPVRLLKTMFIAADGNPYALTISASMVEEDELLEDLMAALIALYIMLVVSIIVINYFILKRVWKSFHALLEKLRNFKLGTGTAFTAPHSPIDEFKVLGKELEGLLQRNEATYASQKQFIENASHELQTPLAISINRLELYAENNLLTEAQMDDIGKITDTLSRLVKLNKSLLMLSKIENKQFPDEERIDFNDLTAKIVSDFEDFADFKQVTISITQQEPLLFTMNKGLAVTLLSNLIKNAILHNHTNGTVAISLSQNQLSIRNSGTEKALDANFIFNRFSRHSTNEHSTGLGLAIVKSIISTYNLKICYKFEEGHLFTITFP, encoded by the coding sequence ATGAAACTTCAGGTCTATACATTACGCTATCTGCTCATTGCCTTACTGGGTGTTATCGCACTTTGGGCAAGCCTTTTCTATATGGTTATCCTGGAAGAAGTGTATGACAATATAGACGACGGCCTGAAAAACTCCAAGCTGCTGATTATCCGGAAAGTGAATGAAAACCCGAAGTTTTTAACGAATTACGAATCGGAAATCAACCAGTTCACGATAAAACCGCTGCCCAAAGACAATTACCCGGTTTACAATGACGACGACGATGACGATCCTAACGATGTGTTTGTAAATTCCCATCAGTATATGGAATATGACGACGATTACGAACCGGTACGCCTTTTAAAAACAATGTTCATTGCTGCCGACGGCAATCCGTATGCGCTCACCATCAGCGCTTCCATGGTGGAAGAGGATGAATTGCTCGAAGACCTGATGGCAGCGCTGATCGCTTTGTATATCATGCTGGTCGTGAGCATCATCGTTATTAATTATTTTATTTTAAAAAGAGTATGGAAATCCTTTCATGCGTTACTGGAAAAGCTTCGAAATTTCAAACTGGGAACCGGAACCGCTTTTACGGCACCACATTCCCCTATTGACGAATTTAAAGTACTTGGCAAGGAACTGGAAGGACTGTTACAGCGAAATGAAGCCACCTATGCGAGCCAGAAACAATTTATAGAAAATGCTTCTCACGAATTACAGACTCCGCTGGCGATCAGCATCAACCGCCTGGAATTGTATGCCGAGAACAATCTTTTAACGGAAGCCCAGATGGACGATATCGGAAAAATAACCGACACGCTTTCCCGTCTGGTCAAACTGAACAAATCGCTGCTGATGCTTTCCAAGATTGAAAACAAACAGTTTCCGGATGAAGAACGCATTGATTTTAATGATCTGACGGCTAAAATTGTATCCGATTTTGAGGATTTTGCCGATTTCAAACAGGTAACCATCAGCATCACCCAACAGGAACCGTTGCTTTTCACCATGAATAAAGGACTGGCTGTAACCTTACTCAGCAATCTTATCAAAAATGCCATCCTGCACAATCACACCAACGGTACTGTAGCCATTTCGCTTTCCCAGAACCAGCTGAGTATCCGGAATTCGGGCACAGAAAAGGCACTGGATGCCAATTTTATTTTTAACCGGTTTTCCAGACACAGCACAAACGAGCATTCCACCGGCTTGGGCTTAGCCATCGTAAAATCAATTATTTCGACCTATAATCTAAAAATTTGTTATAAATTTGAAGAAGGACATCTTTTTACCATTACGTTCCCCTAA
- a CDS encoding type B 50S ribosomal protein L31, whose amino-acid sequence MKKGIHPENYRLVAFKDMSNEDIFITKSTVETKETIEVDGVEYPVYKMEISRTSHPFYTGKSKLIDTAGRIDKFKNKYAKFSK is encoded by the coding sequence ATGAAAAAAGGAATTCACCCAGAAAATTACAGATTAGTAGCGTTTAAAGATATGTCTAACGAAGATATCTTCATCACAAAATCTACAGTAGAAACTAAAGAAACTATCGAAGTTGATGGTGTTGAATACCCGGTGTACAAAATGGAGATCTCCAGAACTTCTCACCCTTTCTACACAGGTAAATCTAAACTTATCGATACTGCAGGACGTATTGATAAATTCAAAAACAAATACGCTAAATTTAGTAAATAA
- a CDS encoding GlmU family protein: protein MNYILFDGTVREALLPFTFTRPVADIRIGILTIREKWEKHLGYTTTTLTEEYLMEKFPMVEMEANIMINASFLPNEILTEMVVNLEPNQAIFHKDDVIAFYTQDTQEEVDFDSYEIIEYTNDCIKIEHTWDIFQKNDIALREDFELLTEGRTSQPIPKSVNVIAPENIFLEEGAKLEFVTLNAATGPIYIGKNAEIMEGSVIRGPFALCEEAQVKLATKVYGATTVGPHSRIGGEVNNSVLFGYSNKGHDGFLGNSVLGEWCNIGADSNNSNLKNNYEEVKLWSYETEGFAKTGLQFCGLMMGDHSKCGINTMFNTGTVVGVSTNIFGSGFPRNFVPSFSWGGAAGFTTYITKKAFDTAKIVMSRRNVEFTEQDAAILEHVFEETKKWRKE, encoded by the coding sequence ATGAACTACATACTTTTTGATGGAACGGTTCGCGAAGCGTTACTTCCGTTTACTTTTACCCGTCCGGTAGCCGATATTCGAATCGGGATTCTGACCATTAGAGAAAAATGGGAAAAACACCTGGGGTACACTACGACCACCTTAACGGAGGAATATTTAATGGAAAAATTCCCGATGGTGGAAATGGAAGCGAACATTATGATTAATGCTTCCTTTTTGCCCAATGAGATACTGACGGAAATGGTGGTGAATCTGGAACCGAATCAGGCTATTTTTCACAAGGATGATGTAATCGCTTTTTATACGCAGGATACTCAGGAAGAAGTAGATTTTGATTCGTATGAAATTATCGAATACACAAACGATTGTATCAAAATAGAACACACCTGGGATATTTTTCAGAAAAACGATATTGCCCTTCGTGAAGATTTCGAATTGTTAACCGAAGGCAGAACATCACAGCCCATTCCAAAAAGTGTGAATGTTATTGCGCCGGAAAATATTTTCCTGGAAGAAGGCGCCAAACTGGAATTTGTAACATTAAATGCAGCAACCGGTCCTATTTATATTGGTAAAAATGCTGAAATAATGGAAGGTTCGGTTATTCGTGGTCCGTTTGCTCTTTGTGAAGAAGCACAGGTAAAACTGGCTACCAAAGTATATGGCGCAACAACTGTTGGGCCGCACTCCAGAATTGGAGGAGAAGTGAATAATTCGGTACTGTTTGGCTATTCGAATAAAGGACATGACGGATTTTTAGGAAATTCGGTTTTGGGAGAATGGTGCAATATTGGTGCCGACAGTAATAACTCCAATTTAAAGAACAATTACGAAGAAGTAAAACTGTGGAGCTATGAAACGGAAGGATTTGCTAAAACCGGACTACAGTTTTGCGGATTGATGATGGGCGATCACAGCAAATGCGGGATCAACACCATGTTCAATACCGGAACGGTTGTGGGGGTGAGTACAAACATCTTCGGAAGCGGTTTCCCGAGAAATTTCGTGCCGAGTTTTTCATGGGGCGGAGCAGCCGGTTTTACCACCTATATTACCAAAAAAGCTTTTGATACGGCTAAAATTGTAATGTCAAGACGCAATGTGGAATTCACAGAACAGGATGCGGCAATTTTAGAACACGTATTTGAGGAAACCAAAAAATGGCGAAAAGAATAA
- a CDS encoding phospho-sugar mutase, with product MHIEQNILDKVNVWLTPTFDKHTQEKIKEMMTSAPKELEDSFYKNLEFGTGGMRGIMGVGTNRINQYTLGKNTQGLSDYLKISFPGEALKVAIAYDCRHNSDTLAKVVADVFSANGIKVYLFSDMRPTPELSFAVKHLGCHAGIVLTASHNPPEYNGYKVYWQDGGQLVPPQDKEVIETIEALNYDQIRFEANNDLIEYIDTAIDDAFINNAIENASFNTPATAKDKLKIVFTSLHGTSIKLVPDVLEKAGYPHVEIVKEQAEPDGNFPTVKSPNPEEPEALTMAMALAEKTNADIVIGTDPDSDRLGVAVRNTEGKLILLNGNQTMVVMTHFLLKQWRKQGKITGTEFIGSTIVSTPMMLELASAYGIECKVGLTGFKWIAKMIKDFPDQKFIGGGEESFGFMVGDAVRDKDAVTATLLVCEIAAQAKERGASLYEELLQMYVDFGFYKEHLISITKKGIEGANEIKQMMVALRENPLKEINGERVVFIEDYQNSTTKNLFTDETGTLSIPKSNVLIYYLEDGSKICARPSGTEPKIKFYFSVNAAIESIDDVVEAEAFLDDKIKNIISGMNLS from the coding sequence ATGCACATTGAACAAAACATATTAGATAAAGTAAATGTCTGGTTAACGCCAACATTTGACAAGCATACCCAGGAAAAAATCAAAGAAATGATGACTTCGGCTCCGAAAGAGCTGGAAGACAGTTTCTACAAGAACCTGGAATTTGGAACCGGAGGAATGAGAGGGATTATGGGCGTAGGAACCAATCGTATCAATCAATATACCTTAGGGAAAAACACGCAGGGATTATCGGATTATCTGAAGATTTCTTTTCCGGGTGAAGCCCTTAAAGTTGCGATTGCCTATGACTGCCGCCACAATAGCGATACTCTGGCAAAAGTGGTTGCCGATGTTTTTTCTGCCAACGGAATTAAAGTTTATTTATTTTCAGACATGCGTCCCACTCCCGAATTGTCTTTTGCGGTGAAACATCTTGGCTGTCATGCCGGAATTGTACTGACCGCTTCACACAATCCGCCGGAATACAACGGGTATAAAGTGTACTGGCAGGACGGAGGTCAGCTGGTTCCACCTCAGGACAAGGAGGTCATTGAAACCATTGAAGCACTGAATTACGATCAGATCCGCTTTGAAGCCAATAACGATTTAATTGAATATATCGATACCGCCATTGATGATGCTTTTATCAATAACGCTATCGAAAATGCCAGTTTCAACACTCCGGCTACGGCAAAAGACAAGCTGAAAATAGTTTTTACGTCCCTGCACGGAACGTCTATAAAATTAGTTCCGGATGTTTTGGAAAAAGCCGGCTACCCTCATGTTGAGATCGTTAAGGAACAGGCCGAACCGGACGGGAATTTCCCAACGGTAAAATCACCAAACCCGGAAGAACCGGAAGCTTTAACAATGGCTATGGCACTGGCCGAAAAGACAAATGCCGATATTGTTATCGGAACCGATCCGGACAGTGACCGTTTAGGCGTTGCCGTTAGAAATACCGAAGGCAAACTGATCTTATTAAACGGTAACCAGACCATGGTGGTTATGACCCATTTCCTTTTGAAACAATGGCGAAAACAGGGCAAAATAACCGGAACCGAATTTATTGGTTCTACCATCGTATCCACACCAATGATGCTGGAGTTAGCTTCTGCCTATGGCATTGAATGCAAAGTAGGACTTACCGGATTCAAGTGGATCGCTAAAATGATCAAAGACTTCCCGGATCAGAAATTTATTGGCGGCGGCGAAGAAAGTTTCGGTTTTATGGTGGGCGATGCCGTTCGCGATAAAGATGCCGTTACCGCTACGTTACTGGTTTGCGAAATTGCCGCTCAGGCAAAAGAAAGAGGCGCTTCCCTATATGAGGAACTGCTGCAGATGTATGTTGATTTTGGCTTCTATAAAGAACATTTAATTTCAATCACGAAAAAAGGTATTGAAGGCGCTAACGAGATCAAACAAATGATGGTTGCTTTACGGGAGAATCCGCTAAAAGAAATTAACGGAGAGCGCGTGGTTTTTATTGAAGATTATCAAAATTCGACAACAAAAAATCTTTTTACAGACGAAACAGGAACCTTGAGTATTCCCAAATCGAATGTTTTAATCTATTATCTGGAAGACGGTAGTAAAATTTGTGCCCGACCAAGCGGTACAGAACCAAAAATAAAATTCTATTTCAGCGTAAATGCTGCCATAGAAAGCATTGATGATGTTGTTGAAGCTGAAGCATTCCTGGACGACAAAATCAAGAATATAATATCAGGAATGAATTTATCTTAA
- a CDS encoding DUF4199 domain-containing protein, whose product MNSIIKKNGINFGLIMGIFSILVTTLIYAIDISLFVNPMIGISSIVIYLILGIWVVSKTKKELNKSITFKEAFTVYFLAAAIGATLSVVFNIILFNYIDPAAKDTIRQLTIDYTVDMLRKFSTPTATIKETVEKLKESDNYSIVSQLKGLVFSLVFSAIFGAILALIFKNRTNTLE is encoded by the coding sequence ATGAATAGTATCATTAAAAAAAACGGGATTAATTTCGGCCTGATAATGGGTATCTTTTCCATTTTAGTAACAACTCTGATATACGCTATCGACATTTCTTTATTTGTGAATCCGATGATTGGCATTTCAAGTATTGTGATATACCTGATTCTGGGAATATGGGTTGTTTCCAAAACAAAAAAAGAGCTTAACAAAAGTATCACTTTTAAAGAGGCTTTTACCGTTTATTTTTTAGCGGCCGCTATAGGAGCAACGCTTTCTGTAGTATTCAATATTATTTTATTTAATTATATCGATCCTGCTGCTAAAGACACTATTCGCCAGTTGACTATTGATTATACGGTTGACATGCTTAGAAAATTCAGTACTCCGACTGCAACGATAAAAGAAACGGTTGAAAAATTAAAAGAATCAGACAACTATAGTATTGTAAGCCAATTAAAAGGTTTGGTATTCAGTCTTGTTTTCAGTGCCATTTTTGGAGCAATTTTAGCGCTGATTTTTAAGAATAGAACCAATACTTTAGAATAA